In Hermetia illucens chromosome 1, iHerIll2.2.curated.20191125, whole genome shotgun sequence, one genomic interval encodes:
- the LOC119661586 gene encoding uncharacterized protein LOC119661586, with product MYFNVLIAAIFALLVDSTLACNGYKAKIKKLESCNPDNVVKVDDGFSVKLSKKCEIIPSGCISTKGFSTAKATYSLEKDGITIKEGTVDLCEAAHEVSSEAKNLMKVFAIPDHCPVAEGKICANENTKADISKYKHMMGVARGNIVVSAKIKHDTGETCFKMEIEISK from the exons ATGTACTTCAACGTCCTGATTGCAGCGATCTTCGCCCTTCTTGTCGATTCAACTTTGGCCTGC AATGGAtacaaagcaaaaataaaaaaattagaatCTTGCAACCCCGATAATGTCGTCAAAGTGGACGATGGATTTTCAGTAaagctttccaagaaatgtgAGATCATTCCAAGCGGTTGCATTTCCACAAAAGGTTTTTCTACAGCTAAA GCAACTTATAGCTTGGAGAAAGATGGGATCACTATCAAGGAAGGCACGGTTGATCTCTGCGAAGCTGCTCATGAAGTATCCAGTGAAGCCaagaatttgatgaaagtaTTTGCAATCCCTGATCACTGTCCCGTTGCCGAG GGGAAAATatgcgctaacgagaatactAAAGCTGATATAAGCAAATACAAACACATGATGGGAGTGGCCAGGGGTAACATTGTCGTCAGTGCAAAAATCAAGCATGACACT GGTGAGACCTGCTTCAAAATGGAGATTGAAATCTCAAAATAA